One Psychrobacillus glaciei genomic region harbors:
- a CDS encoding DUF1189 family protein, which translates to MNLFQLFKASLHNPKKIAAFRLVPIGKVMQYIFTYVLIITMISFVQFINGLSVQETNMEELLEYLKDIKWLIYPFSFVLLFVLNTLFIFIRISIFAYIGVIILSILKRKGEYRHMWRTALFASTLPMLVSIVFSIFYWSSGYFELSIYMITLVYLFLASKYYPIKR; encoded by the coding sequence ATGAATTTATTTCAGCTATTTAAAGCAAGTTTACATAACCCAAAAAAAATTGCGGCATTTAGACTTGTTCCAATTGGTAAGGTCATGCAATATATATTTACTTATGTACTGATCATTACCATGATTTCTTTTGTCCAATTCATAAATGGATTATCCGTTCAAGAAACAAATATGGAAGAGTTATTAGAATACCTTAAGGACATTAAGTGGTTAATTTATCCTTTTTCTTTTGTTTTATTATTTGTGCTAAATACTTTATTTATATTTATTCGAATTAGTATTTTTGCTTATATTGGCGTGATTATCCTTTCTATTTTAAAACGTAAAGGTGAATACCGGCATATGTGGAGAACTGCTCTTTTTGCAAGCACATTACCAATGCTTGTTTCGATCGTTTTTTCTATTTTTTATTGGTCCAGCGGTTATTTTGAACTTTCCATTTACATGATCACTTTAGTGTATTTATTTTTAGCAAGCAAATACTATCCTATAAAGCGTTAA
- a CDS encoding Na/Pi cotransporter family protein, whose product MDLNWQEMLFEFFGGLGIFLFAIKYMGDGLQKTAGDRLRDLLDRYTTNPLTGVIAGILFTVLIQSSAGTIVIVIGLVSAGFMTLRQSIGVIMGANIGTTIKAFVIGFEIGDYALPIMAIGAFLIFFFKRKMVHNVGEVLFGLGGLFLGLELMMKGMSPLQHLPSFTEMTLNVSNHPVLGVVAGTIMTVFIQSSSASVAILQGFYAEHLISLKGALPILFGDNIGTTITAILASLGATASAKRAAASHVLFNIVGTIVFLIFLTPFTLFMEWVSGVFSLENKMQIALAHGTFNVVNVILQFPLIGAWVFFLTKLSPGEDFSTKYKTKHLEDDFIEESPSIAIGQAKEEILRMGNFSVQGLEKTFHYLTFRNKQDAQEAYHIEDAINHLETKIINYLVKISSQPLSRQDSSRHFMLMATVRDIERIGDHFENIIELIDYHDEHRFQLTKDALEDISEMFLLTINTVKKAIEALDLNSDRLAREVIEQEDEIDRMERQFRKNHFIRLNEGLCSGHAGVIFVDMLSNLERVGDHAVNVADAILGKRI is encoded by the coding sequence GTGGATCTCAATTGGCAAGAAATGCTTTTCGAATTTTTTGGTGGACTAGGTATCTTTTTATTCGCCATTAAATACATGGGCGATGGCTTACAAAAAACCGCTGGAGATAGATTAAGAGATTTACTGGACCGCTATACAACGAATCCCCTTACGGGAGTTATTGCAGGTATATTATTTACGGTATTAATACAATCTAGTGCTGGGACGATCGTAATTGTGATAGGTTTAGTTAGCGCTGGATTTATGACTTTGCGACAATCCATAGGTGTCATTATGGGAGCGAATATAGGCACAACTATAAAAGCTTTTGTTATAGGTTTTGAAATAGGAGATTATGCACTTCCAATCATGGCAATTGGGGCGTTTTTAATCTTTTTTTTCAAAAGGAAAATGGTACATAATGTAGGAGAAGTTTTATTCGGCTTAGGTGGTTTGTTTTTAGGACTTGAATTAATGATGAAAGGCATGAGTCCTTTACAACATCTACCTTCATTTACAGAGATGACTCTAAATGTAAGCAATCATCCTGTACTAGGAGTAGTAGCAGGAACGATAATGACCGTGTTCATTCAAAGCTCGAGTGCTTCTGTTGCGATTTTACAAGGATTCTATGCTGAACACTTAATTTCATTAAAGGGTGCTTTACCGATTTTGTTTGGCGATAATATTGGGACGACTATTACTGCCATCTTAGCTTCATTGGGAGCAACAGCTAGCGCTAAAAGAGCAGCAGCTTCCCATGTGTTATTTAATATAGTCGGTACCATTGTGTTTCTAATTTTTTTAACCCCATTTACTTTGTTTATGGAATGGGTATCTGGGGTATTTTCATTGGAGAATAAAATGCAAATAGCATTAGCGCATGGGACATTTAATGTGGTGAACGTTATTCTTCAGTTTCCTTTAATTGGTGCTTGGGTATTCTTTTTGACGAAGTTGTCACCTGGGGAAGATTTCTCGACAAAATACAAAACAAAACATTTAGAGGATGATTTCATAGAAGAATCACCATCCATAGCAATTGGACAAGCGAAAGAAGAAATTTTGCGAATGGGTAATTTTAGTGTCCAAGGTTTAGAAAAAACATTTCACTATTTAACCTTTAGAAATAAACAGGATGCCCAAGAAGCTTATCACATAGAAGATGCGATTAATCACTTGGAAACGAAAATTATAAACTACCTAGTAAAGATATCTTCCCAACCATTATCGAGACAAGATTCAAGCAGACATTTTATGTTAATGGCAACGGTTCGAGATATTGAAAGAATAGGCGATCATTTTGAAAATATTATTGAGTTAATTGATTATCATGACGAGCATCGCTTTCAACTAACAAAAGACGCATTGGAGGATATTTCAGAGATGTTTTTGTTAACCATAAATACTGTAAAAAAAGCTATAGAAGCTTTGGATTTAAATAGTGATCGCCTTGCAAGAGAGGTTATAGAACAGGAAGATGAGATTGATCGAATGGAGCGACAATTTAGGAAAAATCATTTTATTCGATTGAATGAAGGACTATGTTCTGGCCATGCAGGAGTAATTTTTGTCGATATGTTGAGTAATTTAGAAAGGGTTGGTGATCATGCAGTAAATGTTGCAGATGCCATATTAGGTAAGCGAATATGA